Proteins encoded in a region of the Flammeovirga yaeyamensis genome:
- a CDS encoding methyltransferase domain-containing protein, with protein sequence MLENTTVKHYPELTAIHRKSISFPSRFLLEKGFLIGDVLDFGAGHGKDTQELNDKGLKVDQYDPHFSPVFPIKKYETIICHYVLNVLEKTDQSKVLAEVSMLLKQGGKAYFTVRRDLVKEGIRIHAIYKKPTYQCNVILPFPSLMKTKHCEIYEYTKPSDPWLITETISVAAVWENNKVQYKKKESVNARTGKAIELLKEVLGEERSQCFIPRINTNLV encoded by the coding sequence ATGCTAGAAAATACAACAGTTAAACATTATCCCGAACTTACGGCTATTCATCGTAAAAGTATCTCTTTTCCCTCACGTTTTTTATTAGAAAAAGGATTTTTAATAGGAGATGTCCTTGACTTTGGAGCAGGGCATGGAAAAGATACTCAAGAGTTGAATGATAAAGGTTTGAAAGTGGATCAATATGACCCTCATTTTTCACCTGTTTTTCCAATCAAGAAATATGAAACAATCATTTGTCATTATGTTTTAAATGTTTTAGAAAAGACTGATCAATCCAAAGTCTTGGCAGAGGTTTCTATGTTATTAAAGCAAGGAGGTAAAGCTTATTTTACCGTAAGAAGAGATTTAGTAAAAGAAGGGATTCGAATACATGCGATCTACAAGAAGCCAACGTATCAATGTAATGTGATATTGCCCTTTCCTTCTTTAATGAAGACAAAACACTGCGAAATTTACGAATACACTAAGCCATCCGATCCATGGTTGATAACGGAGACGATAAGTGTAGCTGCGGTATGGGAAAATAACAAAGTGCAATATAAGAAGAAGGAGTCGGTGAATGCTCGGACAGGAAAGGCGATTGAGCTTTTGAAGGAGGTCTTGGGAGAGGAGAGAAGTCAATGTTTTATTCCTAGAATAAATACAAATTTAGTTTGA
- a CDS encoding McrC family protein, with protein sequence MQTIFSLYEHQTLRLGNEVNGVKFTQHHLEALENYYGNGTPYFALVNKGIKATEYVGVINVDDIVIEVLPKADKDNNFDRWRKVLIGMLKTVGAFRVSSPSSADLSIKRNYLLDLYFEMYIKEINYLVRTGLVKKYRTSENNQKALKGKLMMSKHLQKNIIHKERFYVSHTVYDQQHEVHQILYKALQLVYQLNNNPALNVRATLFSFPEMKDLKVSHDTFDKIALNRKLKPYEKALDIARLLLLNYHPDLTKGGNDVLALMFDMNALWERFVLISLQRKLTDYKIKGQTSKLFWVGKDRGRSYMRPDILMEHKENNQKIVLDTKWKHIQSNTPNPSDLRQMFAYSQFFDAEKVALIYPGLLGVNKGHYKWENDVECGVLQIGVDEDLGKFVGGVVERVREFCLS encoded by the coding sequence ATGCAAACCATTTTTTCTTTGTATGAACATCAGACACTTCGGTTAGGTAATGAGGTGAATGGAGTGAAGTTTACACAGCATCACTTGGAGGCTTTAGAAAACTACTATGGCAATGGTACACCTTATTTTGCGTTGGTCAATAAAGGTATTAAAGCAACAGAATATGTTGGGGTGATCAATGTAGATGATATCGTTATTGAGGTACTTCCAAAAGCGGATAAGGACAATAATTTTGACCGTTGGCGTAAGGTACTCATTGGCATGCTCAAAACTGTAGGAGCATTTCGTGTCTCTTCACCATCATCAGCTGATTTGAGTATCAAAAGGAATTACCTTTTAGACCTTTATTTCGAGATGTACATCAAAGAAATCAATTACTTGGTGCGTACCGGATTGGTGAAAAAATATCGAACATCAGAAAACAATCAAAAGGCATTAAAAGGAAAGTTGATGATGTCGAAACACCTTCAAAAAAACATCATCCATAAAGAACGATTTTATGTGAGTCATACTGTTTATGACCAACAACATGAGGTGCATCAGATATTGTATAAGGCTTTGCAGTTGGTGTATCAACTCAATAACAATCCTGCTCTTAATGTTAGAGCCACTTTATTTTCATTCCCAGAGATGAAAGATTTAAAGGTAAGTCATGATACTTTCGATAAAATTGCCCTAAACAGAAAGTTGAAGCCTTATGAAAAAGCGTTGGATATTGCCCGATTGCTATTACTAAATTATCATCCCGATCTTACCAAAGGGGGAAATGATGTATTGGCCTTAATGTTTGATATGAATGCACTATGGGAGCGATTTGTATTGATCAGTTTACAGAGGAAATTAACTGATTATAAGATAAAGGGGCAAACGTCTAAATTATTTTGGGTTGGAAAAGATAGAGGCCGTTCTTATATGCGACCAGATATTTTGATGGAGCATAAAGAGAACAATCAAAAAATAGTGTTGGACACCAAATGGAAGCATATTCAATCCAATACACCCAATCCATCAGATCTTCGTCAGATGTTTGCCTACAGCCAGTTTTTTGATGCAGAGAAAGTGGCTTTGATTTATCCTGGTTTATTGGGAGTGAATAAAGGGCATTACAAGTGGGAAAATGATGTCGAATGTGGGGTGTTGCAGATTGGTGTGGATGAGGATTTGGGGAAGTTTGTTGGTGGGGTGGTTGAGAGAGTTAGGGAGTTTTGTTTGTCGTAA
- a CDS encoding very short patch repair endonuclease: MNILNESKRSYNMSQIKSKDTKPEIILRKYLHGQGIRFRLHGKYKKEILPGKPDVVLAKYKSVINVNGCFWHGHKGCKYYRLPKTNVDFWKWKISRNKANDILNTHKLNEIGWNVITIWECDLKDKREETLKNLLLLLSEIKPKTN; the protein is encoded by the coding sequence ATGAATATATTAAACGAATCTAAACGCTCCTACAATATGTCTCAAATAAAGAGTAAGGATACAAAACCTGAAATTATTTTGAGAAAGTATTTACATGGGCAGGGGATTCGTTTTCGTTTACATGGGAAGTATAAAAAAGAGATATTACCTGGTAAACCAGATGTAGTTTTAGCTAAGTATAAGTCTGTTATTAATGTCAATGGTTGCTTTTGGCATGGACACAAAGGCTGTAAGTATTACAGGTTGCCTAAAACAAATGTTGATTTTTGGAAATGGAAAATTAGTAGAAATAAAGCAAACGATATCCTAAATACACACAAACTGAATGAAATAGGATGGAATGTAATTACAATTTGGGAGTGTGATTTGAAAGATAAGAGAGAAGAAACTTTAAAGAATTTATTATTACTTTTAAGCGAAATTAAGCCTAAAACAAACTAA
- a CDS encoding AAA family ATPase: MDLQIRRKLKEDFLKEWPINRLENLKIEEYTNLEKNSFCYWLEAITSEVGSIWGGSSYKFGIFKRNNLENEVTGYRKTDGVYSWVDKYGNTKDEAFIKVKNLIIGIAKYAISNDLEKIENIDIGNAYKWKIAHLYSNYNIPNFFKEEAIKFIINEKGYEGKFSFANAYKFLMSLKQDHEEFYSFSQKLWDLYDTRLVIEESSEIMNSYNKVDKQHLNQILFGPPGTGKTYNTINKALEIIEGKAPTELERENGEAKQRFNDLVDNSQIVFTTFHQSMSYEDFVEGIKPKVNNDDQVYYDVEDGIFKRVCSSAKKIEIKNNNQIDFDNVDYYKMSIGGKHRKEMHDWNIENGTISLGYGGSVSLNEFSQIKDWTTFKATFEEKRRETLDNSKFHANAAFRFLNMKIGDIVIVTLGNFIIDAIGVISSDYYYDDSTDIDHFHFRKVDWLATDLNIDPSRFITKNISQQTIYKFKKADVKIDVLKDTFAKREKLEPKKHVLIIDEINRGNVSAIFGELITLLEESKRLGNEEELKVKLPYSKESFGVPNNLHIIGTMNTADRSVEALDTALRRRFVFEEMMPKPELLKEQPDGYDLRIILKTINKRIKVLLDRDHQIGHSYFLNVKSESDLKQAFAKEIIPLLQEYFYGDYLKIALVLGQGFFEPIDNVEEDIFAEIDDADKPDYSNQKVYELKDPLKMDAGEFSTAIDLLIKR, from the coding sequence ATGGATTTACAAATACGTCGAAAATTAAAAGAAGACTTTTTGAAAGAGTGGCCAATAAATAGATTAGAAAATTTAAAAATTGAAGAATATACAAACTTAGAAAAAAACTCTTTCTGTTATTGGTTAGAAGCAATTACATCTGAAGTAGGTAGCATATGGGGTGGATCATCATATAAATTCGGTATTTTTAAAAGAAATAATTTAGAAAATGAAGTAACTGGTTATCGAAAAACTGATGGGGTTTATTCATGGGTGGATAAATATGGAAATACAAAAGATGAAGCATTTATAAAAGTCAAAAATTTAATAATTGGGATAGCAAAATATGCAATTAGTAATGATCTTGAAAAAATTGAAAATATAGATATAGGTAATGCATATAAATGGAAAATTGCTCATTTATATAGTAATTATAACATACCCAATTTTTTCAAAGAAGAAGCAATAAAGTTTATCATTAATGAAAAAGGATATGAAGGGAAATTTTCGTTTGCTAATGCCTATAAATTTCTAATGTCATTAAAACAAGATCATGAGGAATTTTATTCCTTTTCTCAAAAACTATGGGATTTATATGATACTAGATTAGTAATTGAAGAAAGTTCTGAAATAATGAATTCTTATAATAAAGTGGACAAACAACATCTTAATCAAATTTTATTCGGCCCTCCAGGTACCGGAAAAACTTACAACACTATAAATAAAGCACTAGAAATAATTGAAGGAAAAGCACCAACAGAATTAGAAAGAGAAAATGGAGAGGCTAAACAAAGGTTTAATGATTTAGTAGATAATTCTCAAATTGTCTTTACTACTTTTCATCAAAGTATGAGTTATGAAGACTTTGTAGAAGGCATAAAACCGAAAGTAAACAACGACGATCAAGTATATTATGATGTTGAAGATGGAATATTCAAAAGAGTATGTTCTTCAGCTAAAAAGATTGAGATTAAGAATAATAACCAAATTGATTTTGATAATGTAGATTATTATAAAATGTCAATTGGTGGTAAACACCGAAAAGAAATGCATGATTGGAACATAGAAAATGGGACAATTAGCTTAGGGTATGGTGGATCTGTTTCTTTAAATGAATTTTCACAAATAAAAGATTGGACTACATTTAAAGCAACATTTGAAGAGAAAAGACGGGAAACCTTAGACAATTCAAAATTTCATGCTAATGCAGCATTCAGATTTTTGAATATGAAAATAGGAGACATTGTAATTGTCACTTTGGGTAACTTTATTATCGATGCAATTGGTGTAATTTCTAGTGATTATTACTATGATGATTCAACAGATATTGATCATTTTCATTTTAGAAAAGTAGATTGGTTAGCCACAGATTTAAATATAGATCCATCCAGATTTATCACTAAAAATATTTCACAACAAACTATTTATAAGTTTAAAAAAGCAGATGTTAAAATTGATGTTTTAAAAGATACATTTGCTAAGAGAGAAAAATTAGAACCCAAAAAACACGTCCTCATCATAGACGAAATCAATCGAGGTAATGTCTCTGCCATCTTTGGTGAACTCATTACCTTATTAGAAGAAAGCAAACGTTTGGGTAATGAGGAGGAATTAAAGGTAAAATTACCTTACAGTAAAGAGTCGTTTGGGGTACCGAACAATCTTCATATTATCGGGACAATGAATACGGCCGATCGATCTGTGGAAGCTTTAGATACTGCACTTCGTAGACGATTTGTGTTTGAGGAAATGATGCCTAAACCGGAATTATTAAAAGAGCAACCTGATGGCTATGATCTTCGAATTATTTTAAAAACGATCAACAAACGCATAAAAGTCTTGTTGGATCGTGACCATCAGATAGGACATAGTTACTTTTTGAATGTGAAGAGCGAATCCGATTTAAAACAAGCTTTTGCGAAGGAGATTATTCCTCTTCTTCAAGAATATTTTTATGGGGATTATTTGAAAATTGCATTGGTGTTAGGACAGGGTTTCTTCGAACCAATTGATAATGTGGAGGAAGACATTTTTGCTGAAATTGATGATGCAGATAAACCCGATTATTCTAATCAAAAGGTTTATGAACTAAAGGATCCATTGAAGATGGATGCGGGGGAATTTAGTACAGCCATCGATTTATTAATCAAAAGATAA
- a CDS encoding HNH endonuclease domain-containing protein, protein MNRLSSNSNEAFQLISHILQKDSKSSSYKLALLRGIIEILTENQALVYEKEDYCYIPLGPLTEKWLFYYFPFVYHEVHQNSGKPIVFYQSLKELQQCYKGELLDIEKNILRDIKNGFQNPNKRQKYHTCIHEIAQCIYKNPMRYTLNQYFKGEYQFYQKRKSIPSLKKLNVNQEFFRNDIHIHLGYIAFRAEVRHGLELFGSFLIGENSIINNWADLTLNFKKNKTLPFDKNEIVEFLYRSNNIRSVNPPRSYYENVQSKGKLFCLWTLKPLKGNFETDHIIPWSFWKNNDIWNLIPSQKDINNNKRAKIPTVKLLLSRKEELINIWQQTHTEYKEQFEREIALTLNIPKQDFSYEKIFETLIEKVKYLIDELGMEEWKGK, encoded by the coding sequence ATGAATCGTTTGAGTAGTAATAGTAATGAGGCTTTCCAACTGATCAGCCATATTTTACAGAAAGATAGTAAATCTTCGTCTTACAAATTAGCTTTACTCAGAGGAATAATAGAAATACTCACTGAAAATCAAGCCTTAGTCTATGAAAAAGAAGATTACTGTTATATTCCTTTAGGTCCACTTACAGAAAAATGGTTATTCTATTATTTTCCTTTTGTCTATCATGAGGTACATCAAAACTCAGGAAAACCCATTGTCTTCTATCAATCCTTAAAAGAATTACAACAATGTTATAAAGGGGAATTGTTAGACATTGAAAAAAATATCCTTAGAGACATCAAAAATGGCTTCCAAAATCCAAACAAAAGACAAAAATACCACACTTGTATTCATGAAATAGCTCAATGTATTTACAAAAACCCTATGAGATATACATTGAATCAGTATTTCAAAGGTGAATATCAATTTTATCAAAAAAGAAAATCTATTCCATCTTTAAAAAAATTAAATGTGAATCAAGAATTTTTTAGAAATGACATTCATATTCATTTAGGTTATATCGCTTTTAGAGCAGAAGTCAGACATGGATTAGAACTTTTCGGTTCATTCCTAATTGGAGAAAATTCAATAATCAATAACTGGGCAGACTTAACACTTAATTTCAAGAAAAATAAAACACTGCCTTTCGATAAAAATGAGATCGTTGAGTTTCTCTATCGCTCCAATAATATTAGAAGTGTTAACCCTCCAAGAAGTTATTATGAAAATGTCCAAAGCAAAGGAAAACTATTCTGTTTGTGGACTCTCAAACCTCTAAAAGGAAATTTTGAAACCGACCATATCATCCCATGGTCATTTTGGAAAAACAATGATATATGGAACCTTATCCCCTCTCAGAAAGATATCAATAACAACAAAAGAGCTAAAATCCCTACTGTAAAATTACTCCTCTCCCGAAAAGAAGAACTTATCAATATTTGGCAACAAACTCATACTGAATACAAAGAGCAATTTGAAAGAGAAATAGCGCTTACATTGAATATTCCTAAGCAAGACTTTTCTTATGAGAAAATCTTTGAGACGTTGATTGAAAAAGTAAAGTATTTGATTGATGAGTTGGGTATGGAGGAATGGAAAGGAAAATAA